Proteins from one Triplophysa dalaica isolate WHDGS20190420 chromosome 6, ASM1584641v1, whole genome shotgun sequence genomic window:
- the LOC130424984 gene encoding uncharacterized protein LOC130424984 produces MALHQAIKNQMAPHLDWDRWDVRTMFSTDSYEEGRKKAKEAETWSDLQTDAEVSGKRLPRRKTKSVRIGPPGGHARCSLDSEDEYSPPTKQIHPPAPIINFPTVTPATTLPAEARATPHDSFTEMLQNWEPMDEIPRCQTSRGTPQQSSETAMLREVLTKLEMVLDQQTTILRLLQLREVQVQPFDIEESSLPLKDLPHLHSLEERMQQSPEYKQKLVNWLGLIGGTDVRDCTWRILKRVIANSLAKNLNWRGVNGKTSLMFF; encoded by the exons ATGGCCCTACACCAGGCCATCAAAAACCAGATGGCTCCTCATCTTGACTGGGACCGATGGGATGTCCGAACAATGTTTTCAACAG ACAGCTATGAGGAGGGCAGGAAGAAGGCCAAAGAGGCGGAGACCTGGTCAGACCTCCAGACAGATGCAGAAGTATCTGGGAAAAGACTACCAAGGCGTAAAAC gAAGAGTGTACGGATTGGCCCTCCTGGAGGTCATGCTCGTTGTTCCTTGGACTCAGAGGATGAGTATTCCCCACCAACTAAACAAATTCATCCACCGGCCCCCATCATAAACTTTCCTACAGTCACCCCAGCCACCACTTTACCAGCAGAAGCACGAGCAACACCACATGACTCCTTCACAGAGATGCTGCAGAACTGGGAGCCAATGGACGAAATTCCAC GGTGTCAGACATCCCGAGGAACGCCCCAGCAATCTTCAGAAACAG CCATGCTCAGGGAGGTATTAACTAAATTAGAGATGGTCTTGGACCAACAAACAACTATCCTGAGATTGCTGCAGCTGCGGGAGGTTCAAGTGCAACCTttcgatattgaggaaagttcTCTGCCCCTCAAAGACCTTCCTCACCTGCATAGTCTGGAGGAAAGAATGCAACAGAGCCCGGAATACAAGCAAAAACTa GTGAACTGGTTGGGGCTAATTGGCGGGACAGATGTGCGTGACTGCACCTGGCGCATACTGAAAAGGGTGATAGCCAACTCACTGGCAAAAAACCTCAATTGGAGAGGAGTCAATGGAAAGACATcgcttatgtttttttaa